The Deinococcus sedimenti genome has a segment encoding these proteins:
- a CDS encoding cation:proton antiporter — MSLLDLSAVLVALTAALAFVNARFLKLPASIGVTVGGLLVSLLLLLLAGAGVPAALATVEAVRSVEFDEFVFQGVLSFLLFAGALGVNSHALWALRGPVLAFALLSTALSIALVGLGTFALLGALGLSVPLVLCLLFGALISPTDPVAVLGMLKQARVPKRIETLVAGESLFNDGVGVVAFAVLATLAGAGHGQASPDWVDVSVFFVQEAAGGLLLGGLLGLLGYLALRAVNDFVTEVLITLGLVLVCTALAAHLHVSAPLAAVAAGLLVGSLTDRRPGALSSRERFDSVWHLLDELLNIALFALLALEIVAVTFSGQALLAGLLAIPLVLLARVLSVQGPYLLLRRGTDFPPVTRRLMVWGGLRGAISVALAFTVPAGPARDLFLVMTYVVVVFSIVVQGLTVGRLARQAARAHQAGDPDPA, encoded by the coding sequence GTGAGCCTGCTGGACCTGAGTGCAGTGCTGGTGGCGCTGACGGCCGCGCTGGCGTTCGTGAACGCCCGGTTCCTGAAACTGCCCGCCAGTATCGGCGTGACGGTGGGCGGGCTGCTGGTCAGCCTGCTGCTGCTCCTGCTGGCGGGGGCGGGGGTGCCGGCGGCGCTGGCGACGGTGGAGGCGGTGCGCAGCGTGGAGTTCGACGAGTTCGTGTTTCAGGGCGTGCTGTCGTTCCTGCTGTTCGCCGGGGCGCTCGGCGTGAACTCGCACGCGCTGTGGGCGCTGCGGGGGCCGGTGCTGGCGTTCGCGCTGCTGAGTACGGCCCTGTCGATCGCGCTGGTGGGACTGGGCACGTTCGCGCTGCTGGGCGCGCTGGGCCTCAGCGTGCCGCTGGTGCTGTGTCTGCTGTTCGGCGCGCTGATCAGCCCCACCGATCCGGTGGCCGTGCTGGGCATGCTCAAGCAGGCGCGGGTGCCCAAACGCATCGAGACGCTCGTGGCGGGCGAGAGCCTGTTCAATGACGGGGTGGGCGTCGTGGCGTTCGCGGTACTGGCCACCCTGGCGGGCGCCGGGCACGGTCAGGCGTCACCCGACTGGGTGGACGTCAGCGTGTTCTTCGTGCAGGAGGCCGCTGGGGGACTGCTGCTGGGCGGCCTGCTGGGGCTGCTGGGGTACCTCGCGCTGCGGGCCGTGAACGACTTCGTGACCGAGGTGCTGATCACGCTGGGGCTGGTGCTGGTCTGCACGGCGCTGGCCGCGCACCTGCACGTCTCGGCGCCGCTCGCGGCGGTCGCGGCGGGGCTGCTGGTCGGGTCGCTGACGGACCGGCGGCCCGGGGCGCTGTCCAGCCGCGAGCGGTTCGACAGTGTCTGGCACCTGCTGGACGAACTGCTGAACATCGCGCTGTTCGCGCTGCTGGCCCTGGAGATCGTGGCCGTGACCTTCAGCGGGCAGGCGCTGCTGGCGGGCCTGCTGGCCATCCCGCTGGTGCTGCTCGCCCGGGTGCTCAGCGTGCAGGGACCGTACCTGCTGCTCCGGCGCGGCACGGACTTCCCGCCGGTCACGCGCCGCCTGATGGTGTGGGGCGGCCTGCGCGGCGCGATCAGTGTGGCGCTGGCCTTCACCGTCCCGGCTGGTCCGGCCCGGGACCTGTTTCTGGTGATGACGTACGTGGTGGTGGTGTTCAGCATCGTCGTGCAGGGCCTGACCGTCGGGCGCCTGGCGCGGCAGGCGGCGCGCGCGCATCAGGCGGGTGATCCGGACCCCGCCTGA